A segment of the Helicobacteraceae bacterium genome:
GCGCTTAGAGCTTTCGCTAGGGTTCCGATCGCGCATAGAAACCTAGTTAGGCGAGCGAGGCAAACGACCTTTGTCTATCCAAACGGCGAGGCGATCCGCTTGATTTTCGGCGAGCACAGATCGTTTTTTGAAACGATTAAATGGGCGTATTCGACAAGCGCCAACAAAACCGGCGAACGCTTCGATATAGAGTGGGCGCGCGCTCAAGCCGACGCGATCGTAATCGATAGACGCGGGTTGTTTGAAGCCGCGCCGTCTAAAATGTATCGGCTGGGTAAAATGCGCTCAAAAAAAATCAGGTAAGCATGGACAGACAGCAGGCTATTATTCAGATGTTCGACGATATTTCGCCGACGTATGATCGGCTAAACCGAATTTTAAGTTTTGGCGTCGATCGCCGCTGGCGCGCCAACGGTTGTTTGGCGGCGCTTAAAACGTTCGACGGCGACAAAGCCACGCTGATCGACGTCGCGACGGGAACGGGCGATCTGATCCTATTTTGGCGTAAAGCGGCGACGAAGCTACGCAAAACGATCGAGCGGGCAATCGGCGTCGATCCCTCGCAAAATATGCTCGACATAGCGGCGACAAAGCCGTTAAACGCGCTGTTTATCAAAAGCGAGGCGGCGGCTATACCGCTGGAAGATTGCGCCGCCGATCTGCTAAGCGTAAGCTACGGTATTCGCAACGTCGTGGAGATCGACAAGGCGATCGCGGAGTTTTACCGTCTGCTAAAGCCAAACGGCGTGTTGCTCATACTGGAGTTTATGAATCGAAAGCAAAAAACCATCTTTGATCGCTTAGCGTCGTTTTATCTAGGGCGCGTTCTGCCCGCGATCGGCAAGTTTATATCC
Coding sequences within it:
- the ubiE gene encoding bifunctional demethylmenaquinone methyltransferase/2-methoxy-6-polyprenyl-1,4-benzoquinol methylase UbiE; the protein is MDRQQAIIQMFDDISPTYDRLNRILSFGVDRRWRANGCLAALKTFDGDKATLIDVATGTGDLILFWRKAATKLRKTIERAIGVDPSQNMLDIAATKPLNALFIKSEAAAIPLEDCAADLLSVSYGIRNVVEIDKAIAEFYRLLKPNGVLLILEFMNRKQKTIFDRLASFYLGRVLPAIGKFISKDPRAYSYLPESIESFLTAEELADKLKNAGFTIEQIKDETFGISARFIARKPL
- a CDS encoding Sua5 YciO YrdC YwlC family protein, encoding MNGSFVYLAQTDTTVGLLSQDKEKLNKIKGRLADQKIIRAVCDLAALRAFARVPIAHRNLVRRARQTTFVYPNGEAIRLIFGEHRSFFETIKWAYSTSANKTGERFDIEWARAQADAIVIDRRGLFEAAPSKMYRLGKMRSKKIR